One Stigmatopora nigra isolate UIUO_SnigA chromosome 1, RoL_Snig_1.1, whole genome shotgun sequence DNA segment encodes these proteins:
- the prdm2a gene encoding PR domain zinc finger protein 2, which translates to MEHSSHQSEYRDGEDLQQEDEAICQDKAVIEHDMPDIQGHFVRNVSKGEAFACQHCETCFTSQQALERHIHSHFLITSLPQTFTSKKGKMASGLEFGLLQCDNIQPSYLLNSDSHLEDSNARACNTMPLDEQVYEHHPCSYCEKIFTTNANKQQHENTVHKQHVQIPLVEQSDAPHEEQLKQIIIATSNHGAEISAEVLENEVEHTGNYTVDVSSSISENLSLCLGGKIVSASTVSGYQAAEVHAACSTLIGLDALILDPTHLNLGLGIDSILSSQELLNQALAKRRTAAPTLLPQIQTELGSEMLVSSSSSEIVASFIDSILTTNAGSSFDAPSSSAVFLSPNLDQLQEMQETLLPDAQTTCSSVSTVSGRFKRRTGSPQSSPHHTITSDEETVTAKTDVDVATLPYIETQFKPIVLQLANEKGNKIQRIEESQADPVPAENWDPVTADKSCSQQPLDLSTTMLQNEVESSNDNALDLSFQKRTLEESQLTSNLLFPSEDNTNICMQEMAVLSVGEQNISLANCEGPHLSDLTIVTSPNMVDSVTEGLVYGLSIPTGPSNSSPATLTPLGFPPTSPCTITFAPPTTHTVLPNAPSLITVLAPPLSIPNPSNQPIQVLAPNISPEPLVLCTENATNSSHGNLTPTFAATNAANLVTLTHPLDPLLNLPGQVFLTDHISLNPPVDEDHNMPEIPFTATAALNEPLINSYNITSNTVLIECTISLESPGNVPAAVTIQDDIELPLSTQMLVNHVDQQQIVSLHNTTTMDPTHIMSSVEESVTLSANTSVMTDCPAEAEEPETQSLKEDNLSSSTSVMTDCPVKAEEIEQCLEKDTLSSSTLPMPDCSAKAEEPKQGLDDRSENADEEEPDSPDSAVEINSDKTNADENVEETKPANTTNSDIEPQTFTKNFICNVCNVLFHSMKELGHHVGEHAEEWPYKCEFCVLLFDKSSTLLDHRSSLHGVDKMYMCSACPKAFVYLCNLKQHQEELHPAQQCTFTEEEKGKIRHQNYNFSTKVSKEPSLPDASEKRVKKEVNEGDLTSDELFTTIKIMASEGGKLKVPDVRLGINQHYPSFKPPPFPYHNRSPAGSQASATNFTTHNIPQTFSTAIRCTKCGKSFDNMPELHKHILACASASDKRRYTPKKNPIPLRHFVRKQNGVLSLTNSENESNSSNRASQSNGSTTESSSVKVRLKLLNKRKQKLGQRVLPQRNKSLSSKVSPSHKDEELFVCPHCSREFTMQRSRTKHMAVCLKKPRDVRTRKDGGLSVTKENDGRFHSGLPHVTEQQLSAQPRTRLQTSGTVKRPATPPSPKSFSSKRPKFDNSNSDISTLNELPVVRSFNRPLRQYTRLHHGMKQIPSKPQTETNSPSREEATGSGSS; encoded by the coding sequence ATGGAACATTCCTCTCACCAATCTGAATATAGAGATGGTGAGGATCTACAGCAGGAAGATGAGGCCATTTGTCAAGACAAGGCTGTTATAGAACATGACATGCCTGACATTCAGGGCCACTTTGTTCGCAATGTCAGCAAAGGAGAGGCTTTTGCCTGTCAGCACTGTGAGACGTGTTTTACTAGCCAACAAGCCTTGGAACGACACATCCATAGCCATTTTTTGATAACAAGTTTGCCACAAACATTTACaagcaaaaaggggaaaatggcTTCCGGTTTGGAGTTTGGTCTGCTGCAGTGTGATAACATCCAGCCTTCATATTTATTAAACTCAGACTCACATCTTGAGGACAGTAATGCTCGTGCATGCAACACAATGCCACTGGATGAACAGGTGTACGAGCATCATCCTTGTAGTTACTGTGAAAAGATATTTACTACAAATGCCAACAAGCAGCAGCACGAGAACACAGTCCATAAGCAGCATGTACAAATTCCTCTTGTGGAACAAAGTGATGCGCCCCACGAGGAACAACTTAAGCAGATAATCATTGCAACGTCAAATCACGGAGCTGAAATTTCAGCAGAGGTTTTGGAGAATGAAGTCGAACACACTGGAAATTACACGGTCGACGTCTCCAGTAGCATCTCTGAGAATCTTAGCCTTTGCCTCGGTGGTAAAATTGTGTCAGCAAGCACAGTGAGTGGCTACCAAGCAGCGGAAGTTCATGCTGCTTGTTCAACTTTGATTGGACTAGATGCTCTAATTCTAGATCCCACCCATTTGAACCTGGGATTAGGCATTGATTCCATTCTGAGCAGCCAAGAGCTGTTGAATCAAGCTCTTGCCAAGAGAAGAACTGCAGCACCTACTCTGTTACCCCAAATTCAAACAGAACTAGGATCTGAGATGTTGGTGTCATCCTCATCGTCAGAAATTGTAGCTTCGTTTATAGACAGTATACTCACAACGAATGCAGGATCGTCATTTGACGCACCGAGTTCAAGCGCTGTGTTTCTGTCTCCTAATTTGGATCAGCTACAAGAGATGCAGGAAACACTGCTTCCAGATGCCCAAACAACTTGCTCATCTGTATCTACTGTATCAGGAAGGTTCAAAAGAAGGACTGGATCGCCACAAAGTTCTCCTCATCACACCATCACATCTGATGAGGAAACAGTAACGGCAAAAACGGATGTCGATGTTGCTACTTTACCGTATATAGAAACCCAGTTTAAACCCATTGTGCTCCAGCTTGCCAAtgaaaagggaaacaaaatCCAAAGGATTGAGGAAAGTCAAGCAGATCCTGTTCCAGCTGAGAACTGGGATCCTGTAACTGCTGACAAAAGCTGTAGTCAGCAACCACTGGATCTGTCCACTACAATGTTACAAAATGAAGTTGAATCGTCAAATGATAATGCGCTGGATTTAAGTTTCCAAAAAAGGACCCTTGAAGAATCACAGCTGACATCAAATTTACTTTTCCCCTCAGAAGACAATACTAATATTTGCATGCAGGAGATGGCGGTCCTGAGTGTTGGAGAGCAAAATATTAGTCTAGCAAACTGTGAGGGACCTCATCTTTCAGACCTCACCATTGTTACAAGTCCAAATATGGTGGACTCTGTCACAGAGGGACTTGTTTATGGACTTTCTATCCCCACCGGTCCATCAAATTCTTCACCTGCCACCCTCACACCTCTCGGTTTCCCGCCAACTTCACCATGCACCATAACATTTGCTCCTCCAACTACCCACACAGTACTACCAAATGCTCCATCATTAATCACTGTTCTGGCCCCACCGCTATCTATTCCTAACCCTTCAAACCAACCAATCCAAGTGTTGGCTCCAAATATATCTCCTGAGCCACTGGTACTCTGCACAGAGAATGCTACAAATTCTTCGCATGGTAATTTAACCCCTACATTTGCAGCTACAAATGCTGCAAACCTTGTCACACTAACTCACCCACTTGACCCCTTACTGAATCTACCTGGCCAAGTGTTTCTCACAGATCACATTTCCCTTAACCCACCAGTAGATGAAGACCATAACATGCCTGAGATACCATTCACAGCCACTGCCGCATTAAACGAACCACTCATAAATTCGTACAATATCACAAGTAACACGGTGCTGATAGAATGCACAATATCCCTTGAGTCCCCGGGGAACGTCCCAGCTGCTGTAACAATACAAGACGATATTGAGCTACCACTATCCACGCAGATGCTTGTCAATCACGTAGACCAGCAACAGATTGTGTCATTACACAACACCACAACTATGGATCCTACCCATATAATGTCCTCCGTTGAAGAGTCCGTTACTTTGTCTGCAAACACATCAGTGATGACAGATTGTCCTGCCGAGGCTGAAGAGCCTGAAACTCAAAGCCTCAAAGAAGATAATTTGTCTTCAAGCACATCAGTGATGACAGACTGTCCTGTCAAGGCTGAAGAAATAGAACAATGCCTGGAAAAAGACACTTTGTCTTCAAGCACCTTGCCAATGCCCGATTGTTCTGCCAAGGCTGAAGAGCCAAAGCAAGGCCTCGACGATAGATCTGAAAATGCAGATGAGGAAGAACCTGACAGTCCTGATTCGGCGGTGGAAATCAATTCTGACAAGACAAACGCCGATGAGAATGTTGAAGAAACAAAACCGGCAAACACCACTAATAGTGATATTGAGCCCCAGACTTTCACCAAGAACTTTATTTGCAATGTTTGCAATGTACTTTTCCATTCAATGAAAGAACTCGGTCATCATGTCGGCGAGCATGCTGAAGAATGGCCCTACAAATGTGAGTTCTGTGTTCTGCTCTTTGACAAGTCCTCAACTTTGCTCGACCATCGGTCAAGTCTACATGGTGTTGACAAGATGTACATGTGCAGTGCGTGTCCCAAAGCCTTTGTCTACCTTTGCAATCTGAAACAGCATCAGGAGGAATTGCATCCTGCTCAGCAATGTACATTCACTGAAgaagaaaaggggaaaatcagacATCAGAATTACAACTTTTCGACAAAAGTCAGCAAAGAACCTTCTTTGCCTGATGCCTCTGAAAAACGGGTAAAAAAAGAAGTTAATGAAGGAGATCTGACCTCTGACGAATTATTTACAACCATTAAAATCATGGCTTCAGAAGGAGGCAAACTCAAAGTGCCTGACGTACGTCTTGGTATTAACCAGCACTACCCCAGCTTTAAACCTCCACCTTTTCCTTACCATAACAGGTCACCGGCTGGATCGCAAGCGTCAGCTACAAATTTTACCACCCACAACATTCCACAAACCTTCAGCACTGCCATTCGGTGCACCAAATGTGGAAAAAGCTTTGATAATATGCCAGAACTACACAAGCACATCTTGGCTTGTGCCAGTGCCAGTGATAAGAGGCGGTACACACCCAAGAAAAATCCAATCCCACTACGTCACTTTGTAAGAAAACAAAACGGAGTCCTGTCTCTTACCAATTCGGAAAATGAATCTAATAGCTCGAATAGAGCGAGCCAGTCAAACGGGTCTACCACAGAATCATCTTCTGTCAAAGTCCGGTTGAAATTACTgaacaaaaggaaacaaaaactgGGCCAAAGAGTCTTGCCGCAGAGGAACAAGTCCTTGTCAAGTAAAGTATCCCCTTCACACAAAGATGAGGAGTTATTTGTTTGCCCTCACTGCAGCAGGGAGTTCACAATGCAACGCAGTCGAACCAAACACATGGCAGTTTGTCTCAAAAAACCCAGGGACGTGAGGACAAGGAAAGATGGAGGGCTCTCGGTGACAAAAGAAAACGATGGCCGATTTCATAGTGGCCTCCCCCACGTTACCGAGCAACAACTCTCAGCACAACCGAGGACAAGACTCCAGACATCAGGGACGGTTAAAAGGCCCGCCACACCACCTTCACCAAAAAGTTTTTCAAGCAAAAGACCTAAGTTTGACAATTCCAACTCTGACATTTCCACTTTAAATGAACTCCCCGTGGTCCGTTCTTTCAACCGTCCTCTTCGTCAGTACACTCGGCTGCATCATGGCATGAAACAAATTCCATCAAAGCCACAAACTGAGACCAACTCACCGAGCCGAGAAGAAGCCACTGGCAGCGGAAGCTCCTGA